The Aquila chrysaetos chrysaetos chromosome 21, bAquChr1.4, whole genome shotgun sequence DNA window AGGCTGTTTTCCTTGTTCCTGTAGAGCGTGGTGAAGCTGATGCGGGGGCTGCTCCAGTGCATGATGAGACAGGTAGGGGCTGGGGAGCGCCTCCAAGAGTCGGGTGGTCTCCTCAAAGCCTAGCTCTGCCACAAAGACTGTCggtcccagctgtgctgggtctTGCCAGCCTTCCTGACAAGCAGAGGGAAGCTCCCCTTCCAGCAAGTCTTGAAATAAGCTCTGACTTGGCATCTGTCCCTGGTGTGATGGAAGTCCCAGTGCTGTGGGCTGGTGGCCAGTGGAGCCTTTGCCAGCTGCTCCCTGTCTTGTGGCCTGGCTGGTGCTGGGACTCCACAGCTCTTCTCCCTGAGGGCATTTGGGGGGACCCTTTTCTCTCCACACGGTGCAACTGTGGCTGTGGGCCCTCCGTGGCTGCAGCCCCGCACTGGGGTGGCATGTGAGCCTGCACTCACTGCCTTGGTGCGTGGAGGGGCTCGGACCAGGGCTGTAGGATTTCTGCCCTGCTGGGCACAGCTCCACATGCTGGGCTGACAGCGTGGggcagcccttggctctgggccTGCCAGACCTCTCTGGAGACAGAGTTTGATGAACCTCTGCATCTCCTTGCCCTTCTCAAGGTGGACAAGGTGGAGGCGTTCAAGTACAGCCAGAGCACCAGGGACTGCCTGCATGCTAAGTACAACACCCACACCTGTGCCACGGTGGTGGGAGACCACGAGTGGGGTCACCTACAGATGGATGCCACCTCGCTCTACCTGCTCATGCTGGCACAAATGACAGCCTCAGGTGATGCTGTTGGGAGATGCTATTGCAGCTTTGAGCATGCTGATCTCCAGGGCTCTCCATGTTCTCAGTTTGGGTGCAGCTTCCTGGGTGCCAAGCTGCTGCAATGGCCTCCCCGACCTCACTGTTTTCTTACTCTCATAGCACCTGAGGTGGATTTGGGCCCCTCAGTGTTGTCTCTCTAAGAGCCCCCGTTTGCCTGAAGACCCAGAGCTGCCATAgtggggtgggagtggggatTGGAGCCAGCCAGGACGTGGCTCCTGTGGGGCAGACGTGCACTGAGGAGGAGGGGTCTGGCCTGGGTGACTGCAGCCCCTTCCTAGGGACGCCTGTGGGCTTGGAATGATTAATGTGAATGCCTCCCCCTGTTTCAGGCCTCCACATAATTCACAGCCTGGATGAAGTCAACTTTATCCAGAACCTTGTGTTCTACATTGAAGCAGCCTACAAAACTGCGGTGGGTAGCCcatgctggggaaggggagcgTGTCCTGGGGGTGCAGGTGGTGGGATGGTGTATAGGGGTAGCTGTGGGTCCCTCCTGAGCTGCAGCGGGCAGAGTCCCACAGAGCCTGCTGGGAGCACCACCAATGGGTGGGATTTGAAGGCTTTCTGGGTGTGCAGTGAAATGCTGCCTGCTCCAatgtgctgctgcctctgtgcaggACTTTGGGATATGGGAGCGCGGGGACAAGACGAACCAGGGCATCACCGAGTTGAATGCTAGCTCCGTCGGCATGGCCAAGGTGAGCCAGGGAGAGGTGCTGGGAGGGTGCCAGGGAGCACCAGTGgccctgtgctgcttttttacaGGGAAGGCTGGGCATGTTGAACTGTTGAGGCTCAATGCCCCATGGCCCATGCAGTGATAGGTTCCTGGGGAGGAAGACCCTTCTCCCTGTGTGCTGGGATAAAACTGTGCCCCTCTTGCCTGAGTTTTGTCTGAACTGGGAGTGAGAAATTAATTGGAGTGTGTGGCAGAAATGTCCAGGGCCCTGCTGATGTCTGGCTACCTTTGGCTTTGGAGATGCGGTCACGTtctgcccagggctgctctgcagccacagAAGGGTTTAAGTTTGTTTAAATTTGGGCAGTGTGTTGCACAGAGGGGCTGGCATAGGGTAAGAGCTCTTACAGATGAGCAGTGTGGTGGAGGACTTGCTGCTTTGGGTCTTGCCCTGCTTGCAGGCTGCCCTGGAGGCACTGGATGAGCTGGATCTCTTTGGAGCAAAGGGAGGCCCGCAGTCGGTGATACGGGTGCTGTCGGACGAGGTGCAGCACTGCCAGGTGAGACCTGCACGGGTGTTACACCATTGCAGGGTGAACTGTGATGTGCTGGGTTGCGGTGTGAGCAATGCCTGGCCTGGCAACCTAaccacccctccttccccttcgCCTAGTCCATCCTCCACTCGATGCTGCCCAGGGCCTCCACATCCAAGGAGGTGGATGCCAGCGTGCTCTCTGTCATTTCCTACCCAGCATTCGCTGTGGAGGACAGCGAGCTGGTGGAAATCACCAAGCAAGAGATCATCACAAAGCTGCAGGTAAGCAGCTCTGCCCTTGTCTTGCCCTTCTCAGGAGACAGCTGCAGTCCAAAGTGTTGTAgcccttttctccccaaaaaTGTGCTTTGGGAGGGGGTACTGGGGCATGCCCTCTCCCAGTCTCTGTGACCTCTGGCAGAGGTGTGCAAAGAAACAGTCCTGTGTACTGTGGCCCTAGGCTGTGATCATGGTGCCTGAGCACTAGGTGAGCGAGTGAGAGGGTATTTGGCTGGAAGAAACCCCCTGCCATGCTTCTGCATTGAAGGTTGAAGGCATTTCATGCTGTGCCCCCTACTCAGCACCTCTTTCCCTGCCTTCCAGGGGCGCTATGGCTGCTGCCGCTTCCTCCGGGATGGATACAGAACCCCCAAAGAGGTAAGTGTCCCCGGCCCTGCCACCTGCCAGAACTTGACTGCtaagcagcagctgccctgggctgtgTTTGCAGCCCCCCTGGCTGCAGTGCAAAGGCTGTGGTGAGGAGCACTGGGAAGATGAGAGCCCTGAGTAGCCCCAGGCAGTGTTATGGGTCTGGGCAAGGCTTCCCAAAATGCCACAGCCTATTGCAGAGGTGGTACATCCCACCCATGCCCATAGCAGATGGACAGAAGCTGGCTCTGCCTGCATCTTGGGACCTGGTGGTGGTGTGTATTTCTTAGGCTGAGGAAAGACGGGACCAATGCCCTGTGTGGGAGCCCTGCCAAGGTGggctctttccccagctttcccAGGGCCGCACAAGCCCTGAGTGAGGGCCAGAGGCCTGTGGAGATGACCATGCAGTGCTCCTCCCTGATGGCCTCGGCTCTGCGGTAGTACTGGAGGTCAcaaagctgcttctgcctctgccgGGACAGCAGGCAGCTTGTGTGCTGCCACACTTGGCTCTCAGCGGAGCAAGTAGagactttcttctgctgctctagggaggaaaaccaggaaaattttATAAGCAACAGTCACATTTGATAACCACAGAACCAGGAAATGGTACTTGGAGGCTCTTCAATCACCAGCTGGTGGGGCTCCTTTGGGCACGAGTGCCTCTAaatgctgctcctctgctgtgcCTCTTCAGACCTGGCCATAGTAGGCAGCATGTGTGGCTGCATCTCTCCAGAGccagagaagagcagcagcatctccagtCTAACTTTCCCAGTGCTCATGAGCTTTGCCAATGTGCAAAGCCGCAGATTACTTCTGGGGAGCTGCGAGGCATGAGAAGGGCAGCGTTGCCTGCAGTGGCACTGCAGCTGGCTGGAGTCAAATGGGAGTTTGGGAGCAGCAAGGGGGCTGTTATGCTGTTGTACAAGGCTCTGGGGTGCTCTCCTGGGGACTGGGTAGGCTCCCTTTGCCCAGAAAGGCTTCAGTCCCTTTGGCATCAGTGCAGGGGGCTTGGGAGAGGTTGTCTGATGGGAAGGACACAGCCTGGAgatgaaactgcttttcagctCTGTCTCGGTCATCATCTGCAGAGGAGGACTGGGAGGGCATTTGAAGCTGGAGTCTCGGGGGGAGTAGGACCCCTGTCAGTTTGAGGGGACCCTGCCACCCACCACCTGCCTTGCTTTCATGCCCTCCCTGCAGGACCCCAACCGCCTCTACTACGAACCTGCTGAGCTGAAGCTGTTTGAGAACATCGAGTGTGAGTGGCCTCTCTTCTGGGCATACTTGATCATTGATGGGATTTTCAGCGGAAACATGGAGCAGGTAAGGGAGGCAGGACCTGCTGGGCTAGAAGGAAGTCCCTAGCAAGGAAGGCATGTGGGGGAAGGACGCAGGGAGCCATGACCAGGGGCAGATCCCCTGTCCTCTCTTCTCAGGTGCAGGAGTACCGGGAAGCCCTTGAGGGGGTTCTCATCAAGGGGAAGAATGGGTTGCGCCTGGTGCCAGAGCTGTACAGCGTCCCACCGGATAAGGTAAGCAGTCCTGAGCTACAGTGGGAGCAGGAATGTCTCATTACCAGACAATTAGGTTTTAACTGCTTATTAACCCAAATTGTTAGTAAAGCAGCACATGTAGTGCATGGAAACcccatataaaaaaaagtgtgccTTGGAGCTGTTATAAAACCGTGTTGGAtaaataaactgctttttttccccccaagcaTTTCTTGCCCCCATATACAACGGTGCTTTGCTGACAGGCTGCTAGCCTGGAGTCTGAGTCCTGTGAGAGCTCAGGACACACAGACCTGGGCGGAGGAGGTTGTGCTGAGCTCCTGTTCAGTGGCGAGGGTGTTTGTGTGGGCCTGAGCTGAGAGCAGCAGCCTCCTGGTGCCCAGGTGGTACAGGAGAGATGCTCTCTTCACCAGCATCTCAGAGCATTGCCCCAGTGCTCCTGGGGCATGTCAGTCATTCCTGTGGGATGGCCTGTGTTGGGAACCCAAACACGGTCTGAACAGCTGATCTGTTGTCTGACGCCTGGGGCAATCATGAGAAGAGGGGAGGAATGTAGCCAGGATGTTTTGGACCCTCTGTGGCAAATGCTTTcgtaggctttttttttaagccttaaaCTGCTGGACTTCAAAATGCAATGATGATGCTTCCTTCAGCATCCCATGTCTGGGGATCCCTACCTGACCTCCTGACTTGTCTTCCAGGTGGATGAGGAGTACAGGAACCCCCACACTGTGGACAGGATACCCATGGGCAAGCTGCCGCTCATGTGGGGGCAGTCCCTCTACATCCTGGGCTGCCTGATGGCCGAGGTATGGTCACCCACGGTgctggggagggctgtgggACCAGGCTCTGAGCTCTGAAAGGGCAAATGCTGCCACCCTGAGCCAGCTACCATGGGGAAGTTGTCACCTCTATCCCCCAGGACTTCTTAAAGGTGGGTTGTCTATAGGCATCACCCATTCTGCCCTGCCCGTTAAATGTTCATTTCCTCATACCTCTTTCTCCTCAGGGTTTTCTAGCTCCTGGTGAAATAGATCCCCTCAACCGCCGGTTTGCGACTGTCCCCAAGCCCGATGTGGTGGTCCAAGGTGAGGGAAAGGGACTGGTCCCACCCCTGTGCCTGGCAGGCCTGGGGACTCTGCCCATGCAGAATTCACGGGGGTGGTTCTGCTTGCTGGGTGGCTGCTGGTGCAGCCAGATCTCAGACTGGGCAAAGTGGGTATAAGACGGGCTGCAAGTCCTTCCACTCCACGTGCATTGCCCCAGGGAAATATCACCTGCTACAGACTCCTCTGCAGAGGTTGAAAACTATCTTGTCCTCCTGCCACTCAGCAGGGAAGGCTTGGGTGTAGATTGTGTTAGGAGGAGCAAGGCAGACCTCTGCAGTGGGAACTGGTTCACAGAGGGACCCCAGACAGCTGCCTCCACATGACGTGGCACCTTGTATGTGTCCCCAAAGGCCAGGTGCAGTCCTGTCACACCCCCATGCCCCTGCCGCACTGAGCCTGTCCTCCCTCTGCAGTGTGCATCCTGGCAGAGACAGAGGGGATCAAGGCAGCCCTGAGGAAGGAGGACATCGACGTGGAGACTGTGGCAGATGTCTATCCCATCAGAGTGCAGCCTGCTCGCATCCTCAGCCACATCTACGCCCGGCTGGGTGAGCTGGGCTCCcggctgctgcagcaaaggggGTGCAGAAGGGTCTATCCCATCCCCTGGCACTCCTGCTCATAGATGCTGAtgtcctgccctgctgctctctgcctggCTGATGAGGGCTCTGCCACCCATTCTGGGGCCTGGTAAAGCTACTCCTGCCCAAGGGGAACTGGGGTGGCAGGCAGTGCTATTCAGGGTGATTGTGAAAGGGATAAAGTTTTGGCATTGCAGTTGCACAGTCACTCCAGGGACAGGCAGAGGCTCTGATCTATACAGGATGGACTTGGTGTGGGCAGGAGCCAGCTTTCATTCCTGTACCCGATCTCAACTGGGGTGGCAAGCTGGATCCCAGAGAAGGGTCCCCTGGCAGTCCCTGGCTGAGGGAGCCTGTAGCTCAGGTGGGATGGCTGTTGTTGGAGGGTTGGCAGGGCTGAGTGAGGGGAGGGTGTGCTCACAGCTCTGCATGCTGCAGCCCCTCGGGCATGGGGCTTGCGCAGGAGCTGGAGACCCAGCCTGGGCCAAAGGGGAAACCTGATCCCCCATAGGCTGCACGCACTGGCTAATTTAAGCCACCAAAAGGCCAAGTGTGACATGGGCAAAGGGGACAGGggagcagcctggcagctgccagGGCTGACATGACCAAGGGGCGATGCTGCTGCTGTACCATCCTGGACTCTGGGAGTAATACAGGAGCAATGAGAATGCTGATAGAGCTGTCAGCTTTGGGGGGCCAACCCTGTGCAGGTGGGTACCCCTGGCCCTGCCCCAGCTTCTGACATCCCCAAAGACCTGGAGGTCTTTGTTGCAGAGGTCAGGACAGGCTGTATGTCCCTGTTTCAGCAAGAGTCCCTGGGGATGGCCTGGGTGTCTCTACCcccctgggcagggctgggggacagaGCATCACCATCCCTTAGAGGTGTGCCAGCTCAACACAGGGTCCTGGGGCACCCCAGCCACAAACCAGCCTTTTCGTGCTGGCTGGTAGCACAGAGgcctgtctctgctgctgcatctgcttTTGTGAGAAGGCTTGCACTAAAAagtcctcctcctgccccccccacTAGGCCGCAACAAGCAGATGTGCCTGACAGGACGGCCCTATCGGCACATGGGTGTCCTTGGGACCTCCAAGCTCTACAACATCCGGAAGAACATCTTTACCTTTACCCCGCAGGTAGGTGGCATTGCATGGGCTCATTCCCAGCTGTCATGCGATCTGGAACTGGGCAGGAGGTTTCTCCACTGGCTGAGCACTCAAGTTGTTCTCAGAGGTGTCCTAACACCCTCTGAACAGCCTGGGAGAGTGGAGCAGCCCTAGCTCCGtggagggaagcagcagagtTGGTGGTCCTGGCTGTGTGCATGCTAGGAGGAGATGGTTTCAGCCTTCTGATGATCAGTGTTGGGTGAAAATCTCTTTGCTCACCCTGACGAGGACACCAGGAGGAGGCTGATGGCAGGACAGGGATCCCTCTGTTCAGTGTCCAGCATAGTGTGGGGACAAGCAGCGTTGCAAGCCTGGCACTGTGGAAAGTGCATATTCACTTGGGGTAGGCACAGCACAGACCATCTGTGTGAGGCCTtggtgatgctgctgctgagctgtggtgTTACCTCCTCATAGTTAGTGGCCAGTAGCTGCCCTGGTGCTTGAGGGTCCCTTGCTAGACTGTACTGGCACCTACCAGGTAAGGTGGGATGAGCTGTCAGTGCAAAGGAGCATCTCCCTTGGGTACACTGTGAGGCTGGCCTGGCTGAGCACCTGTGGGAAGATGTGGGTGGCACCAAGGGAcctggcagctgcaggaaggGTTACTCACATCATCTGCTGTGCCTGCAGTTCATAGACCAGCAGCAATTCTACCTGGCTCTTGACAACAAGATGATTGTGGAGATGCTGAGGACAGACCTCTCGTACCTCTGCAGCCGCTGGAGGATGACTGGGCGGCCAACCATCACCTTCCCCGTCTCCCACACCATGCTTGGTATAGATCCTCTGGCCTCACAAGGCGTTTGGCTAGAGCAGCCCTGGGAAGCAGCCTCTGTGGGAAGAAGGGGGTGGGCAGACGTGGGACCGTCTCAGTAATGGGGACAGTGTCGGGCTGGAATAGCCAATAGCGTCCTGTAAAGAGCTTACCGCTCAAAGGAGCCACACTGAGTTGGCAGCTGTTCTGGCAGCTAGCTGGGCTGCCTGCCAAGCACTGGTGCCTGCAGCTCAAGGGATGTTTGCTGGCATGGAGGGATTCAGTCACTGGGCAGCCAGGCTTGTTGGGAGGCCTTTTGGGagcaagaccaaaaaaaccagtCCCCCTGTAAAAGTGTTTTTGGGGCTTTTCCTGCATCTTGACTCTTTGCCAAGAGTAACCACCTACTAAAGGCTTTCCTAGACaacagggaggggaaaacagCAAACCAGAAGGAGCAAAGAGCTGTCCAATGGCACAGAGCAAAACTGGCTTCTCTGGAGCAGCTCACAGCTTCCCTGTGAGCTTGGTGCAGGGAAGGGACTCTGTTCTGCTTTCAGGCCTTTTTGGCTCTCCTTGGTACATGAAATCCCCTTAGTGTTTTGAGCGTGCCCTTTGCTGTGGTGTCTTCTGCCCCTGACAGCAGCACCCCCTCCGATGCCTTGTGTGAAaggcagggacagagcaggggGCTGTTTGGGTGTTGCTGTCTGGTACTGTCAGCTTCAGTCCAAGGTGAAATCCCAGGAGCCTGAAGTGTGTCTTGGGCTGGCTTTCATGGAATCCAGCCTGGACatcctgaatttctctttttggGTGGTGCTTTTGGTACAACAGCCTGGCTGTGCATGCCAAAGAAAGGGTCTGGCTGATGCCATGGTGCTTTATATGTTTGGATGCCCACCTGACCCTGTGTTACCTTCTGGGAGCCTGTTTGAGAGGGAGAGCCTGACTGCCTGTATCTTGGTCCCCAACAGATGAAACGGGCAGCAGCGTGCACCCCACAGTGCTGGCAATGCTGCGGAAGCTGCAGGACGGGTATTTTGGTGGCGCAAGGTGAGCACAGCTTCCTGGGttgcaggaggggagaggggtggTGGCCTCCAAGAGCCTGGTTATGAGGGTACCTGCTAGGCCTGAGCATTGGCTGTTGGGGAACAAGCTGTGGAGGATACATTGGGGTGTGCTAGGCTGTAGGTGCACCCTGGGGCTACAGTCCCAACAGAGCAGATGCAAGAGAGGAGATATCTCTTCATGCCATTAAACCCATTGCTGCAGGATCCTTCTAATAGCTTTGGGGCAGCCCTTCCATGCCCACCTGTGGCTGGAGGAGTTGCAGGCAGCTAAAGCAGGCACTGGGGCATGTGTACACTCCTGGGCGAGTGTGTCTCCCTGCCAAAGGGCCTGCCCTGGATTCAGGAGGCAAAGCCAAGGGTATTGCCTCCACCTTCCTCTCTGTGTGACCTCCCCTCCTCTTGCCCAGGATCCAGACGGGTAAGTTGTCGGAGTTCCTGACAACGTCGTGCCGAACGCATCTCAGCTTTATGGACCCTGGGCCAGAGGGTAAGGTCTTTGCCAAGAGTTATGAGCTCAGCATTGACAGCTTTGAGGAGCTAGACGCCGAGGAGTGGCTGCATGGCTTGCAGATAGCAGAGGATGGTAAGGGGGAACAGGCCAGTCGCTGCTGTGGCGTGGCAAATGCAAAACTCACCTGTAAACCCGTAACACTCAACCTCCCTGCCAGCATCCGCCACTGTGTTCTTCTTACACTTGGGTTTTCACTGTGTGTCTGTTCCGATCTGACCCTCCATCAATTAACCTTGTCTGGGTGATGCTCATGGTGACACCAGTGGGGTGGGACTGGGTGAATTGATGCAGCTGTTGTAGCCCCCTCACAAGAGGGGTTTCACAGCCAGGTGGGGCTGAGGCTGGTGGAAGTGGACATGAAGAGCGTGGAGGATGCTCTGGAATGAGCTGCTGCGACCTTTGTAGGCTGTTGCATGGGGAAGAGATGAAGGGTCCGCAACCTGCCTCTGCTCAGGAGATTTGGCTGAGGATCTTTGGTGCACAAGTGTTGGTGCAGAAAGTGATGATACAGTGCCCGAGACAGTGGGGAAGAGCCACCACGTCCCCAAGCAATCTCTGTTGTTTTCGTGAAGCCTTTGATCCTCAttgggcagagctgctccagtgGCTGCCAAATTGAGGCCTTGCTGCTGTGGATAGGATGCCCGAGAGGGCCTTGGCCTGTCACAGTGTGATGGACCCACCTTGTCCTGAGACCATTGTGGGGTGCAAGTTCTGCTGCTCCCCTTGCAAGCAGGCCTGGGTACGTCCTCCTCCTGTGTGACCTAGTGTTGGTCATCTTCCCAGCCTTCCCATCAgtctgctctgcctctgctgctcctgtagCCAATATTTGCGCTGCTGTGACTGCAAATACTTATTTCTCTTGCCCTCCTCTCGCTTTGCCTGCAGTCTCCTTGCAGGCTGCACTTGGGCTTCTCCAAGGTGTCTGCTTCCCTCCAGCCCCAATGGGAGACAGGGCCTGCCTGGCCTCTCTACAGCAGCTAGAAGATGCTCAATTTTAAGTTTTTCCTGTGGTCAggtgctgcagccaggcaggatgATGTTCTCAAGCCTGATGTCTGGGGGACTCCTCCAGCTGAGCCTTCAGGTGCTGGCACGAGGCATCCCCAGCAGGAGTGGAAAAGGGATGCCATGCTGTTGGCCTCGGATAGTCTGCAGCTCACCTCCTGGGGCACATACCACAGAGCTTGTCTGCCAGCTGGAGAGCGGCAAGGCTTTGCTCTGGCCAACTGGCTGGAAGTGCATCGACAGCTCTGCATTGTATTGCATTGCCTTGGTATGGGGCATCTCCCCCCCAGGGCATCCCCCTCCTGATGGAGGCTGGGCAAAGAGCAAGGCAGGAGCTGTAACTCCTCTAACTCCTAATTAGAAATAATTggtaatttttaattagaaataactGTTGTAAAACCCACCCTGCCTTGCTCCCATGCTGGAGTCCTGCTTGGATGAGGCCCTTGCTGTGCTGGGGTGCTCGTAAGCAGTCTCTGCTTGGACAGGCTGTCCCTGACTGTGCCTCTTACTTCCCTGGAGGGAAAGAGCACGAGGGTTTCACCATGGGGTTTGAGCAGACTCTGCTGTCCTTGCACAGGCTTGAACCAGACACACGCTACAGCCCCATTGCTTTCTTAGTCCAGGTGGGACTCGGAGAGGCCTCACTTTGgccccagctggcagccagtGTCCCATGCAGCAGAGTAGTGCAGGAACAGGGGTGCTGCAGCTGACGTGCTTTGTGAGCCCGGCTGCTGGTACTAGCCTCACATTGTCACTTTGTGCAGCCAGCAAAGCTTTGCCCTTGCTGAGGCACAGCTGGGGAGCTCTCTGGGGCCTGGGGGTGCCCCGGGGCAAAGCAGCTGAACCCTCCCTCTTCTGCCTCGCCTTCCAGCGGACACATATGACGAGGTTGCTCAGTACTTGGACCACCTGCTGCAGCGCACAGTTCCCCAGTCGAACCTTCCTCCCACCGCCCAGCGGGGAGGGCTGAGCCGCTTCCGGGCTGCTGTCCACACCACCCGTGACCTCATGTCCCTGGCATCTAAGGCCAAGGACCTTCATGTCCAGAGTGAGTAACTCCAGCACCCTCAGCACCTTCACTCAAGCCCAGGGGTGAGGCTGAGGTGCTTTGGGAGCTTTCCCTGCTGTGCAATGCTCGGgcctccatggactgcagagCAACCCATAATGAGCCTGGACAAAGGCACATTGTCTATCCTGTTGGCCATGGAGTATCTTGGAGTTGGTGCCTGTGCAGTCCTCATGGAAACTGCTGAACGATAAGGGATGGCAGATCCCCATGTTCCTCTAACTGGGTGGGCAGGGACTGCTTCTCCCACAGCTGACTTCTCcgcaggggctgctgggggagcagagTGTTAGATGTGAGGTGGTTTGGGGCACAGCAGTGGTAGTTGGGGTTGAGAAGTGTCCGCACCAACCTTGGCTTTCTTTTAGATGTTGGGATGTATGTCCCCAGCAAGATTTTCCAGGCATCCCAGCAGTCAGTCAAGCTGCTGAGTTCACCCCACCAGCATGACGTGGATGGCAAGGTGAGCCCTATCCCTCCCGGACTGGCTGAGCAGTGCCATCCTTTCAGCTGGAGCCAGAGCGTCCTTGTGGGGCTGCATGGGGAAGGCTTGGTGTTTGGCAAGGGGCAATATCCATGGGTGAATGGCCTTGGCTCCATAACCAGACCACACTTGGTGTGGGGTGCTAGCGGTGCTAACCAGGAGCATGGGTCTCCCTTCCCCCAGAGCCACGCACTCCATGCAGAGATGAACCTGCCCCGTGATGAGGATGGCAATGTGGACTGCAAGGCACTGGTGGACCAGCTGCGCATCTGCCCCACGCTGCAGGAGCAAGCAGACATCCTCTACATGCTCCACATCCTCAAGTACGATGAGTTCCAAGTCCTGCTTGCtcacagagcagagagagatggCGCAGCCTTGCAGATGTCCTGACCCACAAAGCCTGGGGGCTGCCACGGAGCTGCCGCAGGGCAAATTGCTGGCTATAACCTGGCATCTCCTGCAGGGGGCCCGAGTGGCACACGGGGCTTGATAGCGAGCCTGGCCCAACTGTCAAGGAGCTCCTCACTGAGCTGTACGTGCGGGTGGGGGACACACGCCAGTGGGCCCTGATCCGCTACATCTCTGGCATCCTCAAAAAGAAGGTGGAAGCTCTGGACGAGGTAATAACCAGGCAGTCGGCCTTCAGCAGGCTGAGGTCCGTtggggaagaggcagcaagAGTGGGCAGGCGAACTG harbors:
- the PHKA1 gene encoding phosphorylase b kinase regulatory subunit alpha, skeletal muscle isoform isoform X2, which encodes MRSRSNSGVRLDGYGRLVQQTILRHQDAVTGLLPASADHRDAWVRDNVYGILAVWGLGLAYRKNADRDEDKAKAYELEQSVVKLMRGLLQCMMRQVDKVEAFKYSQSTRDCLHAKYNTHTCATVVGDHEWGHLQMDATSLYLLMLAQMTASGLHIIHSLDEVNFIQNLVFYIEAAYKTADFGIWERGDKTNQGITELNASSVGMAKAALEALDELDLFGAKGGPQSVIRVLSDEVQHCQSILHSMLPRASTSKEVDASVLSVISYPAFAVEDSELVEITKQEIITKLQGRYGCCRFLRDGYRTPKEDPNRLYYEPAELKLFENIECEWPLFWAYLIIDGIFSGNMEQVQEYREALEGVLIKGKNGLRLVPELYSVPPDKVDEEYRNPHTVDRIPMGKLPLMWGQSLYILGCLMAEGFLAPGEIDPLNRRFATVPKPDVVVQVCILAETEGIKAALRKEDIDVETVADVYPIRVQPARILSHIYARLGRNKQMCLTGRPYRHMGVLGTSKLYNIRKNIFTFTPQFIDQQQFYLALDNKMIVEMLRTDLSYLCSRWRMTGRPTITFPVSHTMLDETGSSVHPTVLAMLRKLQDGYFGGARIQTGKLSEFLTTSCRTHLSFMDPGPEGKVFAKSYELSIDSFEELDAEEWLHGLQIAEDADTYDEVAQYLDHLLQRTVPQSNLPPTAQRGGLSRFRAAVHTTRDLMSLASKAKDLHVQNVGMYVPSKIFQASQQSVKLLSSPHQHDVDGKSHALHAEMNLPRDEDGNVDCKALVDQLRICPTLQEQADILYMLHILKGPEWHTGLDSEPGPTVKELLTELYVRVGDTRQWALIRYISGILKKKVEALDEACTDLLSHQKHLTVGLPPEPREKTISAPIPYEELVCLIDEASEKNLSVSILTQEIMVYLAMCMRTQPTLFAEMFRIRIGLIIQVMATELAHSLRCSAGEATENLMNLSPSDMKNLLYHILSGKEFGVERSVRSVDSSVTTISICEVGAVGATKPERAGIVRLKSEIKQPLSLQSGDTDLKSSLSAGHAELLGKGSFSRMLEDQGSKDSRQGQWQRRRRLDGALNRVPVGFYQNVWKVLQKCHGLSVEGFVLPSSTTREMTPGEMKFAVHVESVLNRVPQPEYRQLLVEAILVLTMLVDMEVHTIGGIIAVEKILHTANDLFYEEQKALGADDHMLERDPTTGICSLLYDSAPSGRFGTMTYLSKSAAMYVYDFLPTDGCSMQ
- the PHKA1 gene encoding phosphorylase b kinase regulatory subunit alpha, skeletal muscle isoform isoform X3 — translated: MRSRSNSGVRLDGYGRLVQQTILRHQDAVTGLLPASADHRDAWVRDNVYGILAVWGLGLAYRKNADRDEDKAKAYELEQSVVKLMRGLLQCMMRQVDKVEAFKYSQSTRDCLHAKYNTHTCATVVGDHEWGHLQMDATSLYLLMLAQMTASGLHIIHSLDEVNFIQNLVFYIEAAYKTADFGIWERGDKTNQGITELNASSVGMAKAALEALDELDLFGAKGGPQSVIRVLSDEVQHCQSILHSMLPRASTSKEVDASVLSVISYPAFAVEDSELVEITKQEIITKLQGRYGCCRFLRDGYRTPKEDPNRLYYEPAELKLFENIECEWPLFWAYLIIDGIFSGNMEQVQEYREALEGVLIKGKNGLRLVPELYSVPPDKVDEEYRNPHTVDRIPMGKLPLMWGQSLYILGCLMAEGFLAPGEIDPLNRRFATVPKPDVVVQVCILAETEGIKAALRKEDIDVETVADVYPIRVQPARILSHIYARLGRNKQMCLTGRPYRHMGVLGTSKLYNIRKNIFTFTPQFIDQQQFYLALDNKMIVEMLRTDLSYLCSRWRMTGRPTITFPVSHTMLDETGSSVHPTVLAMLRKLQDGYFGGARIQTGKLSEFLTTSCRTHLSFMDPGPEADTYDEVAQYLDHLLQRTVPQSNLPPTAQRGGLSRFRAAVHTTRDLMSLASKAKDLHVQNVGMYVPSKIFQASQQSVKLLSSPHQHDVDGKSHALHAEMNLPRDEDGNVDCKALVDQLRICPTLQEQADILYMLHILKGPEWHTGLDSEPGPTVKELLTELYVRVGDTRQWALIRYISGILKKKVEALDEACTDLLSHQKHLTVGLPPEPREKTISAPIPYEELVCLIDEASEKNLSVSILTQEIMVYLAMCMRTQPTLFAEMFRIRIGLIIQVMATELAHSLRCSAGEATENLMNLSPSDMKNLLYHILSGKEFGVERSVRSVDSSVTTISICEVGAVGATKPERAGIVRLKSEIKQQLDKRRQSLTGSKPLSLQSGDTDLKSSLSAGHAELLGKGSFSRMLEDQGSKDSRQGQWQRRRRLDGALNRVPVGFYQNVWKVLQKCHGLSVEGFVLPSSTTREMTPGEMKFAVHVESVLNRVPQPEYRQLLVEAILVLTMLVDMEVHTIGGIIAVEKILHTANDLFYEEQKALGADDHMLERDPTTGICSLLYDSAPSGRFGTMTYLSKSAAMYVYDFLPTDGCSMQ